The [Flavobacterium] thermophilum genome has a segment encoding these proteins:
- the crr gene encoding Glucose-specific phosphotransferase enzyme IIA component produces the protein MFKKWFGKQQPKEETITAPLDGTIVPLEDVPDPVFAQNMMGDGIAIDPADGDVVAPVDGEIVQLFPTKHAIGLRSEAGVELLIHVGIDTVSMNGEGFTAYVKAGDRVKRGDRLLSVDLPLVREKAKSAVTPIIITNGDALESLEKKAGTSAAKGETVLFHVKMK, from the coding sequence TTGTTCAAAAAATGGTTTGGCAAGCAACAGCCGAAGGAAGAGACGATCACCGCACCGCTTGACGGGACGATTGTGCCGCTTGAAGACGTGCCGGATCCGGTGTTTGCGCAAAACATGATGGGCGATGGCATCGCCATCGACCCGGCGGATGGGGATGTCGTCGCTCCGGTGGACGGGGAAATCGTCCAACTCTTTCCGACGAAACACGCCATCGGCTTGCGTTCGGAAGCGGGTGTGGAGCTGCTCATCCATGTCGGCATCGACACCGTGTCGATGAACGGGGAAGGGTTTACCGCCTATGTCAAAGCCGGCGACCGAGTGAAACGGGGCGATCGGCTTCTTTCTGTTGACTTGCCGCTTGTGCGCGAGAAAGCGAAAAGCGCGGTGACGCCGATCATCATCACGAATGGTGATGCGCTTGAAAGTTTGGAGAAAAAAGCAGGGACATCGGCAGCAAAAGGTGAGACGGTCTTGTTTCATGTGAAAATGAAATAA
- the sacY gene encoding Levansucrase and sucrase synthesis operon antiterminator: MAFRIHKILNNNAVVVLDEGKEKIVMGPGIAFQKRKNDLIPPGRIEKIFVMEEENEKFQQLLRTLPEEHIDIAEEIISYAEGKLQAPLNDHIHIALTDHLSFAIERLKQGYRIQNKLLNEIKVLYKAEYEIGLWAKQLIKERLGIEIPDDEAAHIALHIHTAKLDAASMNKTMRETTLIHELVDLIQTELGILIDKESISYQRLLTHLRFALSRIENGEPIHSMDEEMLALIQTKYAKEWACTQKAATYAEKEYGIRFPEEELAYIVLHIQRLRKR; encoded by the coding sequence ATGGCGTTTCGCATCCATAAGATTTTAAACAACAACGCCGTTGTCGTGCTCGATGAAGGCAAAGAGAAAATTGTCATGGGCCCGGGGATTGCGTTTCAAAAGCGGAAAAACGATCTCATCCCCCCGGGCCGCATTGAGAAAATTTTCGTCATGGAAGAAGAAAATGAGAAGTTCCAGCAATTGCTTCGCACGTTGCCAGAAGAACATATCGATATTGCCGAAGAAATTATCAGCTATGCGGAAGGCAAACTGCAAGCACCGCTCAACGACCATATTCATATTGCGCTGACTGACCATTTGTCGTTTGCCATCGAGCGGTTGAAGCAAGGTTACCGCATTCAAAACAAATTGCTCAATGAAATTAAAGTGCTATATAAGGCGGAGTATGAAATTGGGCTATGGGCGAAACAGTTGATCAAAGAGCGGCTTGGCATCGAGATTCCCGATGACGAGGCGGCCCATATCGCCCTTCATATTCATACGGCGAAACTCGATGCCGCCAGCATGAACAAAACGATGCGCGAGACGACGCTCATTCATGAACTCGTTGACCTTATCCAAACGGAGCTCGGCATATTGATCGATAAGGAAAGCATTTCATACCAGCGGCTGCTCACTCATTTGCGCTTTGCCTTAAGCCGCATCGAAAACGGGGAGCCGATTCATTCGATGGATGAGGAGATGCTTGCGCTCATTCAGACAAAATATGCAAAGGAATGGGCGTGTACACAAAAAGCGGCAACCTATGCAGAGAAGGAATATGGCATCCGTTTTCCGGAGGAGGAACTCGCCTATATCGTCCTCCATATCCAACGGTTGCGAAAGCGTTGA
- the sacX gene encoding PTS system sac EIIBC component, with protein sequence MNYEHIAKQLIPLLGGKENVISATHCATRLRLVLKDEKKVDAKTIENIEGVKGAFSSSGQFQIIFGTGVVNKVYEAFVREAGIQQGDADAHQEAIKQKMNPLARFAKTLSNIFVPIIPAIVASGLLMGLLGMMKAFKWVAADSPLYILLDMFSSAAFIILPILIGFSAAKEFGGTPFLGAVIGGIMTHPALLNPWGLAEAKPNYMHFLGFDIAMVGYQGTVVPILLATYVMSKVERGLRRVVPHAVSLLVVPFVTVILTGFITILAIGPLGNLLGDGITTVLNFVYHYGGALAGLIFGGLYSMIVITGVHHSFHAIEANLLAKLGVNYLLPIWSMANVAQGGAGLAVFVKSKRTKTKEIALPAALSAFLGITEPVIFGVNLKYRKPFIAAAIGGALGGAYVVFTNVVANAYGLTGIPMIAIVAPEGLTNLMHYLIGFAIAVVSAFVATFLLKFREEEE encoded by the coding sequence ATGAATTATGAACACATTGCTAAACAACTCATCCCGCTCCTTGGCGGGAAAGAAAACGTCATTAGCGCGACCCATTGCGCAACAAGGCTTCGGCTTGTTTTAAAGGACGAGAAAAAGGTTGATGCAAAAACCATTGAAAACATTGAAGGGGTTAAAGGGGCGTTTTCCAGCTCCGGACAGTTTCAAATTATTTTTGGCACCGGCGTGGTGAATAAAGTGTATGAAGCGTTTGTCCGGGAAGCAGGGATACAGCAAGGTGATGCTGATGCTCATCAAGAAGCCATCAAGCAAAAAATGAATCCGCTCGCCCGCTTTGCGAAGACGTTGTCAAACATTTTTGTCCCAATCATCCCAGCCATTGTCGCGAGCGGTTTGTTAATGGGTTTGCTTGGGATGATGAAGGCGTTCAAATGGGTGGCGGCAGACAGCCCGCTGTATATTTTGCTTGATATGTTTTCGAGTGCGGCGTTTATTATTTTGCCGATTTTAATCGGCTTTAGCGCGGCGAAAGAATTTGGCGGCACGCCGTTTTTAGGGGCGGTCATCGGCGGTATTATGACTCACCCGGCGCTATTAAACCCGTGGGGATTGGCCGAGGCCAAGCCAAACTATATGCATTTTCTTGGCTTTGATATCGCTATGGTTGGGTATCAAGGGACGGTCGTGCCGATTTTGCTGGCGACGTATGTGATGAGCAAAGTGGAGCGTGGATTGCGCAGAGTTGTTCCTCATGCGGTCAGTTTGCTTGTTGTTCCTTTTGTGACCGTCATTTTGACGGGATTTATTACGATTTTGGCCATTGGTCCGCTCGGCAATTTGCTTGGCGATGGGATTACGACGGTGTTGAACTTTGTTTACCATTATGGCGGTGCGTTAGCTGGCCTTATCTTTGGTGGATTGTACTCGATGATCGTCATTACTGGTGTGCATCATAGCTTTCATGCCATTGAAGCGAACTTGTTGGCGAAACTTGGGGTCAACTATTTACTGCCAATTTGGTCGATGGCCAACGTCGCCCAAGGCGGCGCCGGTTTGGCTGTATTTGTCAAATCGAAGCGGACAAAAACAAAAGAGATTGCGTTACCGGCGGCCTTGTCAGCTTTTTTAGGCATTACCGAGCCAGTCATTTTCGGGGTGAACTTAAAATACCGGAAGCCGTTTATCGCTGCGGCCATTGGCGGCGCGCTCGGCGGAGCGTACGTCGTATTTACGAATGTAGTAGCTAATGCCTACGGGTTGACCGGCATCCCGATGATCGCCATCGTTGCGCCGGAAGGGCTCACGAACTTAATGCACTACTTAATCGGTTTTGCCATTGCCGTCGTTTCAGCGTTTGTGGCGACATTCCTTCTAAAGTTCCGTGAAGAAGAAGAGTGA
- the scrB gene encoding Sucrose-6-phosphate hydrolase, with translation MKSEREQKLIEQAYAEVEKYETLVNRDRYRLRYHLMPPVGLMNDPNGLIDWHGTYHVFYQWMPFRTGHGAKFWGHYTSPDLVHWQAAPIALAPSEWYDKDGCYSGSAISCDGKLVLFYTGNVKDEQGNRQTYQCMAVSEDGIHFTKKGVVITLPDGYTAHFRDPKVWRYQGHWYMILGAQSESGDGKAVLFRSADLCHWEHLGPIAGGNMNGLGPFGYMWECPDLFPLDGQDVLIVCPQGLKPDGMRYQNVYQSGYFVGRFDYERAEFLHGTFEELDRGFEFYAPQTMLDRNGRRILIGWMGVPDQDEDRQPTVSHRWVHALTLPRELRLTGGKLRQTPVEELKQLRKQKVAYPSATVVNELRSWPGLEGDAIELRLDNIELFGSMMEIYFRHAARLVYNSDEGVLTLERKSFVNGLTEKRQCRLPRLRSLHVFLDTSSIELFVNDGEETFTARFFPYPDDQTIFFGAHGHLQMDIEKWEL, from the coding sequence ATGAAATCCGAACGGGAACAGAAACTTATTGAACAAGCATACGCTGAAGTCGAAAAATATGAGACTCTTGTCAATCGTGACCGGTATCGGCTTCGCTACCATCTCATGCCCCCTGTCGGGTTGATGAACGATCCAAACGGGCTGATCGACTGGCACGGAACGTATCACGTCTTCTACCAATGGATGCCGTTTCGCACCGGCCATGGCGCCAAGTTCTGGGGGCATTATACATCCCCAGACTTGGTTCATTGGCAAGCAGCGCCGATTGCGTTAGCGCCAAGCGAATGGTATGACAAAGATGGCTGCTATTCCGGCAGTGCGATTAGTTGCGATGGAAAACTCGTGCTGTTTTACACTGGCAATGTGAAAGATGAACAAGGAAACCGCCAAACGTATCAATGCATGGCCGTATCGGAAGATGGCATTCATTTTACAAAAAAAGGAGTCGTCATTACACTTCCGGACGGATATACGGCCCATTTCCGCGATCCGAAAGTATGGCGGTATCAGGGCCATTGGTATATGATCCTGGGGGCGCAAAGCGAAAGCGGCGATGGAAAAGCGGTGCTGTTTCGTTCCGCTGATCTTTGTCATTGGGAGCATCTTGGCCCAATTGCTGGCGGAAACATGAACGGGCTTGGTCCGTTTGGCTATATGTGGGAATGCCCAGACTTGTTTCCATTAGATGGGCAAGACGTACTCATCGTCTGCCCGCAAGGATTAAAACCGGACGGCATGCGCTACCAAAACGTCTACCAGTCAGGTTATTTTGTCGGCCGCTTCGACTACGAACGGGCCGAATTCCTTCACGGGACGTTTGAGGAGCTTGATCGCGGCTTTGAATTTTACGCCCCGCAAACGATGCTTGACCGGAACGGGCGGCGCATCCTCATCGGCTGGATGGGCGTGCCGGACCAGGATGAAGACCGTCAGCCGACAGTGAGCCACCGCTGGGTGCACGCGCTCACCTTGCCGCGCGAACTTCGCCTCACTGGCGGCAAGCTGAGACAGACGCCAGTGGAAGAGCTGAAACAGTTGCGCAAACAAAAAGTAGCATATCCAAGCGCCACTGTGGTGAATGAGCTGAGGTCATGGCCGGGACTCGAGGGAGATGCGATCGAACTTCGCCTCGACAATATCGAACTGTTCGGAAGCATGATGGAAATTTACTTTCGCCATGCGGCTCGCCTTGTTTACAATAGTGACGAAGGGGTATTGACGCTTGAACGGAAAAGCTTTGTGAACGGGCTGACGGAGAAGCGGCAATGTCGATTGCCACGTCTTCGTTCGCTTCATGTTTTCCTTGATACGTCATCGATCGAACTGTTCGTCAATGATGGCGAAGAGACGTTCACTGCGCGGTTTTTTCCGTATCCGGACGACCAAACGATTTTCTTTGGCGCTCATGGGCATCTTCAGATGGACATCGAGAAATGGGAATTATAA
- the naiP gene encoding Putative niacin/nicotinamide transporter NaiP translates to MNQTAISQRRLLGIAGLGWLFDAMDVGMLSFLMAALQKDWNLTAGQVGWIGSVNSIGMAVGALVFGLLADRIGRKNVFIVTLLLFSIGSGLSALTTTLAAFLALRFLIGMGLGGELPVASTLVSEAVPAKDRGRAVVLLESFWAGGWLLAALISYFVIPAYGWRTALWLAAIPALYAIYLRLRLPDSPRFAAVRKEETVWKNIVHVWSAPHRKETVMLWLLWFCVVFSYYGMFLWLPSVMVMKGFSLIKSFEYVLIMTLAQLPGYFSAAWLIERAGRKFVLVTYLLGTALSAYFFGTAESLVGLMASGIFLSFFNLGAWGALYAYTPEQYPTSIRATGAGMAAAFGRIGGIFGPLLVGSLVAQGVSVTAIFTLFCLAVLVAVLSVAVLGKETKQQELA, encoded by the coding sequence ATGAACCAAACCGCGATTTCCCAGCGCAGGCTGTTAGGCATTGCCGGGCTCGGTTGGCTGTTTGACGCCATGGACGTCGGGATGCTGTCGTTTTTGATGGCCGCCTTGCAAAAAGATTGGAACTTGACGGCCGGGCAAGTCGGCTGGATCGGCAGCGTCAACTCGATCGGCATGGCGGTCGGGGCGCTCGTGTTCGGGCTGCTCGCCGACCGGATCGGCCGGAAAAATGTTTTCATTGTCACATTGTTATTATTCTCGATCGGCAGCGGGCTGTCGGCGCTGACGACGACGTTGGCGGCGTTTTTGGCGCTCCGCTTTTTGATCGGCATGGGGCTTGGCGGCGAGCTGCCGGTCGCGTCGACGCTCGTTTCGGAGGCGGTGCCGGCTAAAGACCGCGGCCGGGCTGTCGTGCTGCTTGAAAGCTTTTGGGCTGGCGGTTGGCTATTGGCAGCGCTCATCTCGTATTTCGTCATACCGGCTTACGGCTGGCGGACGGCGTTATGGCTGGCGGCGATCCCGGCGCTGTATGCGATCTATTTGCGCCTCCGTCTGCCTGATTCGCCGCGGTTTGCGGCTGTAAGAAAAGAAGAGACGGTATGGAAAAACATCGTCCACGTATGGTCCGCTCCCCATCGGAAAGAGACGGTTATGCTTTGGTTGCTTTGGTTTTGCGTCGTCTTTTCGTATTACGGCATGTTTTTATGGCTGCCGAGCGTTATGGTGATGAAAGGGTTTAGTTTAATTAAAAGCTTTGAATATGTGCTCATCATGACGCTGGCGCAATTGCCCGGCTATTTCAGCGCCGCATGGCTGATCGAGCGGGCGGGACGGAAATTTGTCTTGGTCACGTACTTGCTTGGCACCGCATTGAGCGCCTACTTTTTCGGCACGGCCGAGTCGCTCGTTGGGCTGATGGCATCCGGCATTTTCTTGTCGTTTTTCAACCTCGGCGCTTGGGGAGCGCTGTATGCGTATACGCCGGAGCAGTATCCGACGTCGATCCGTGCGACAGGCGCCGGCATGGCGGCGGCGTTTGGCCGCATCGGCGGCATTTTTGGCCCACTGTTGGTCGGCTCGCTTGTCGCCCAAGGGGTGTCGGTGACGGCCATTTTCACGCTGTTTTGCCTCGCTGTTCTTGTCGCCGTTCTTTCTGTCGCCGTCCTCGGCAAAGAGACGAAGCAGCAAGAGCTCGCTTAA
- a CDS encoding PGL/p-HBAD biosynthesis glycosyltransferase Rv2957/MT3031 — translation MRPFVSVVIPTYNRPYPLAELLEALSRQTYRHFEVIIVNDGGIPVHDVAALYPELDICLIDRRDNEGHVAARNEGVKAARGECIMLCDDDDLVLPCHLERMVTALRDADFAYADAEIVQYRVENDQRVPSARFLFAYEYDLEAMRTFSTYVPSGSVYRKSLHDEIGCFDPSVHHYWDWDFFLRAAAACRVMRVAAATVLYAFSPDGDNVSRHMNDKRRQYLRRLCEKHGLGDLPMKNFWLLLDEPEVAKRRADTEVIWNGQPIVSRFWMQKKAGWR, via the coding sequence TTGCGCCCGTTCGTATCAGTCGTCATCCCAACGTACAATCGCCCGTATCCGCTTGCCGAGCTGCTCGAGGCGTTGAGCCGGCAGACATACCGCCATTTTGAGGTGATCATTGTCAATGACGGCGGCATCCCCGTTCATGATGTCGCCGCCTTGTATCCAGAGCTTGACATCTGTCTCATCGACCGCCGCGACAACGAAGGACATGTCGCCGCCCGCAACGAAGGCGTCAAGGCGGCGCGCGGGGAATGCATCATGCTTTGCGACGACGATGACCTCGTGTTGCCGTGCCATCTCGAACGGATGGTCACAGCGCTTCGTGACGCCGATTTTGCCTATGCCGATGCGGAAATTGTCCAGTATCGGGTGGAGAACGATCAGCGCGTCCCATCCGCCCGTTTTTTATTTGCCTATGAGTATGATTTGGAAGCGATGCGGACGTTTTCGACGTACGTCCCGTCTGGAAGCGTGTATCGAAAATCGCTCCATGACGAGATCGGCTGCTTTGACCCGTCTGTCCACCATTATTGGGATTGGGACTTCTTTTTGCGCGCGGCGGCCGCCTGTCGCGTCATGCGTGTCGCGGCGGCGACCGTGTTGTACGCGTTCAGCCCGGACGGCGACAACGTGTCGCGACATATGAACGACAAGCGGCGCCAATATTTGCGGCGGCTGTGTGAGAAGCATGGGCTTGGGGACTTGCCGATGAAAAATTTTTGGCTCTTGCTTGACGAGCCGGAAGTCGCGAAGCGCCGGGCGGACACCGAAGTCATTTGGAACGGTCAGCCGATCGTGTCGCGGTTTTGGATGCAAAAAAAGGCAGGATGGCGTTGA
- the glyQS gene encoding Glycine--tRNA ligase — protein MVATMEEIVAHAKHRGFVFPGSEIYGGLANTWDYGPLGVELKNNIKRAWWKKFVQESPYNVGLDAAILMNPRTWEASGHLGNFNDPMVDCKQCKARHRADKLIEKALEEKGIEMIVDGLPLAKMDELIKEYDIACPECGSRDFTNVRQFNLMFKTYQGVTESSANEIYLRPETAQGIFVNFKNVQRTMRKKLPFGIAQIGKSFRNEITPGNFTFRTREFEQMELEFFCKPGEELQWFDYWKQFCKDWLLSLGMKEDNIRLRDHAKEELSHYSNATTDIEYHFPFGWGELWGIASRTDYDLRRHMEYSGEDFHYLDQETNERYVPYCIEPSLGADRVTLAFMIDAYDEEELEDGTTRTVMHLHPALAPYKAAVLPLSKKLADGAHRIYEELAKHFMVDYDETGSIGKRYRRQDEIGTPFCITYDFESEQDGQVTVRDRDTMEQVRLPIGELKAFLEEKIAF, from the coding sequence ATGGTTGCGACAATGGAAGAAATCGTTGCCCACGCCAAGCATCGTGGCTTCGTGTTTCCGGGCTCGGAAATTTACGGCGGGCTGGCGAACACGTGGGATTACGGCCCGCTTGGCGTCGAGCTGAAAAACAACATCAAACGGGCGTGGTGGAAAAAGTTCGTCCAAGAGTCGCCGTACAACGTCGGCCTCGACGCTGCCATTTTGATGAATCCAAGAACGTGGGAAGCATCCGGCCATTTAGGCAATTTCAATGACCCGATGGTCGACTGCAAACAGTGCAAAGCGCGCCACCGCGCCGACAAGCTGATTGAGAAGGCGCTCGAGGAAAAAGGGATCGAGATGATCGTTGACGGGTTGCCGCTTGCCAAGATGGATGAACTCATCAAGGAGTACGACATCGCCTGCCCGGAATGCGGCAGCCGCGATTTCACGAACGTGCGCCAGTTCAACTTAATGTTTAAAACGTACCAAGGCGTCACCGAGTCGAGCGCCAACGAAATTTATTTGCGTCCAGAGACAGCGCAAGGCATTTTCGTCAACTTCAAAAACGTCCAGCGCACGATGCGCAAAAAATTGCCGTTTGGCATCGCGCAAATCGGCAAAAGCTTCCGCAACGAGATTACGCCGGGCAACTTCACGTTCCGCACGCGCGAGTTCGAACAAATGGAGCTCGAATTTTTCTGCAAGCCCGGTGAGGAGCTGCAATGGTTTGACTATTGGAAACAGTTTTGCAAGGACTGGCTGCTGTCGCTCGGCATGAAGGAGGATAACATCCGCCTGCGCGACCATGCGAAAGAAGAGTTGTCCCACTACAGCAACGCCACGACGGACATCGAGTACCATTTCCCGTTCGGCTGGGGCGAGCTGTGGGGCATCGCGTCGCGCACTGACTACGACTTAAGGCGGCATATGGAATACTCCGGAGAGGATTTCCATTATCTCGACCAAGAAACGAACGAACGCTACGTGCCGTACTGCATTGAGCCGTCGCTTGGCGCCGACCGCGTCACGCTGGCGTTTATGATCGACGCCTATGACGAGGAAGAACTGGAAGACGGAACGACCCGGACGGTGATGCATTTGCATCCGGCGCTTGCGCCGTACAAAGCGGCTGTCTTGCCGCTGTCGAAAAAGCTCGCGGACGGGGCGCACCGCATTTATGAAGAGCTGGCGAAACATTTCATGGTCGACTATGACGAAACCGGCTCGATCGGCAAGAGGTATCGCCGCCAAGACGAAATCGGCACGCCGTTTTGCATCACGTACGACTTTGAGTCTGAACAAGACGGCCAAGTGACCGTGCGCGACCGCGACACGATGGAGCAAGTGCGGCTGCCGATTGGAGAGCTCAAAGCCTTTTTGGAGGAAAAAATCGCTTTTTGA